The Triticum aestivum cultivar Chinese Spring chromosome 3A, IWGSC CS RefSeq v2.1, whole genome shotgun sequence genome includes a region encoding these proteins:
- the LOC123059489 gene encoding E3 ubiquitin-protein ligase RNF170-like encodes MNRIQQYNGRFAGVPHSMIQWLLDQPFYMRRMLAEFRDTRQEPPSPFKIQVALAATLALVYLASPIDLFPEAFLGCRGLLDDILVLIVAYAFICAAYRDILVARHAV; translated from the exons ATGAACCGAATTCAGCAGTACAATGGCCGTTTTGCTGGAGTACCTCACAGTATGATACAG TGGTTGCTGGACCAGCCCTTTTACATGAGGAGGATGCTGGCAGAATTCAGAGACACACGCCAAGAACCTCCCTCCCCCTTCAAAATCCAAGTCGCATTGGCA GCAACCCTCGCTCTGGTGTACCTCGCGAGCCCTATTGACCTTTTCCCTGAAG CTTTCCTGGGGTGCCGTGGTCTGCTGGACGACATCCTAGTGCTCATCGTCGCGTACGCCTTCATCTGCGCCGCCTACCGGGATATCCTCGTTGCCCGACACGCCGTGTGA